One part of the Aliivibrio fischeri ATCC 7744 = JCM 18803 = DSM 507 genome encodes these proteins:
- the atpD gene encoding F0F1 ATP synthase subunit beta has protein sequence MTTGKIVQIIGAVVDVEFPQGEVPRVYDALNVVDAQERLVLEVQQQIGGGVVRCIVMGSSDGLRRGLTVKNTGAPITVPVGTKTLGRIMNVLGDAIDECGEIGAEEHYSIHREAPSYEEQSNSTELLETGVKVIDLICPFAKGGKIGLFGGAGVGKTVNMMELINNIALQHSGLSVFAGVGERTREGNDFYFEMQEAGVVNIEKPEESKVAMVYGQMNEPPGNRLRVALTGLTMAERFRDEGRDVLLFVDNIYRYTLAGTEVSALLGRMPSAVGYQPTLAEEMGVLQERITSTKQGSITSVQAVYVPADDLTDPSPATTFAHLDATVVLNRNIAAMGLYPAIDPLDSTSRQLDPLVVGQEHYDVARGVQSTLQRYKELKDIIAILGMDELSEEDKQVVSRARKIEKFLTQPYHVAEVFTGDPGIYVSLKDTLAGFKGLLAGDYDDVPEQAFMYCGKIEDALEKAKKL, from the coding sequence ATGACTACAGGTAAGATCGTACAGATCATCGGTGCGGTAGTCGATGTAGAGTTCCCACAGGGCGAAGTACCTCGTGTATACGATGCTCTGAATGTTGTTGATGCACAAGAACGTCTTGTTCTTGAAGTACAACAGCAAATCGGTGGCGGCGTTGTGCGCTGTATCGTAATGGGTAGCTCAGATGGTTTACGTCGTGGCTTAACAGTAAAAAATACTGGCGCGCCAATTACAGTTCCAGTGGGTACTAAAACACTAGGTCGCATCATGAACGTTCTTGGTGATGCGATTGATGAGTGTGGTGAGATTGGTGCTGAAGAGCATTATTCAATTCACCGTGAAGCGCCAAGCTACGAAGAGCAGTCAAACTCGACTGAACTTCTAGAGACAGGTGTTAAAGTAATCGATTTAATTTGTCCATTCGCTAAGGGTGGTAAAATCGGTCTATTTGGTGGTGCTGGTGTAGGTAAGACCGTTAACATGATGGAGCTTATCAATAACATCGCACTACAACACTCTGGCCTATCTGTATTTGCAGGTGTAGGTGAGCGTACTCGTGAAGGTAATGACTTCTACTTTGAAATGCAGGAAGCGGGTGTTGTAAACATTGAGAAACCTGAAGAATCAAAAGTAGCAATGGTTTACGGTCAAATGAACGAGCCACCAGGTAACCGTCTACGTGTTGCACTGACTGGTCTAACAATGGCTGAGCGTTTCCGTGACGAAGGTCGTGACGTTCTGTTGTTCGTTGATAACATTTACCGTTATACACTAGCAGGTACTGAAGTATCAGCACTGTTAGGTCGTATGCCATCGGCGGTAGGTTACCAACCTACACTAGCTGAAGAAATGGGTGTTCTTCAAGAACGTATCACGTCAACTAAGCAAGGTTCTATCACGTCTGTACAGGCAGTATACGTACCAGCGGATGACTTGACGGATCCATCTCCAGCAACAACGTTTGCTCACTTAGATGCGACAGTTGTACTTAACCGTAATATCGCGGCAATGGGTCTATACCCAGCGATTGACCCGTTAGATTCTACATCTCGTCAACTTGATCCATTAGTTGTTGGTCAAGAGCACTATGATGTGGCTCGTGGTGTTCAATCGACACTACAGCGCTATAAAGAGCTAAAAGACATCATTGCTATCCTAGGTATGGACGAGCTGTCTGAAGAAGATAAGCAAGTTGTATCTCGTGCTCGTAAGATTGAGAAGTTCTTAACTCAACCTTACCACGTAGCAGAAGTATTCACTGGTGACCCAGGTATTTACGTATCACTTAAAGACACATTAGCTGGCTTTAAAGGTCTACTTGCTGGTGATTACGATGACGTTCCTGAGCAAGCCTTCATGTACTGCGGTAAAATTGAAGACGCGCTTGAGAAGGCGAAGAAGCTATAA
- the atpA gene encoding F0F1 ATP synthase subunit alpha → MQLNSTEISDLIKQRIEKFNVVTEARNEGTIVSVSDGIINIHGLADVMQGEMIELPGGRYALALNLNRDSVGAVVMGPYADLQEGMKVTGTGRILEVPVGPELLGRVVNTLGEPIDGKGPIEAKLTSPVEVIAPGVIDRKSVDQPVQTGYKSVDSMIPIGRGQRELIIGDRQTGKTAMAIDAIINQKDSGIFSIYVAIGQKASTIANVVRKLEEHGALANTIVVVASASESAALQYLAPYSGCAMGEYFRDRGEDALIVYDDLSKQAVAYRQISLLLKRPPGREAFPGDVFYLHSRLLERAARVSEAYVERFTNGEVTGKTGSLTALPIIETQAGDVSAFVPTNVISITDGQIFLQTELFTAGVRPAVDPGISVSRVGGSAQTKIIKKLSGGIRTALAQYRELAAFAQFSSDLDDATKKQLDHGEKVTELMKQKQYAPMSVFDQALVIFAAEKGYLKDVELAKLADFEEALLSYARGQFADLAKEIDTSGAWNNEIEAQFVKLVEDFKATQTW, encoded by the coding sequence ATGCAACTTAATTCCACGGAAATTAGCGATCTAATCAAACAACGTATTGAAAAATTCAACGTTGTAACTGAAGCTCGCAATGAAGGTACTATCGTGTCGGTAAGCGACGGTATCATCAATATCCACGGCCTTGCTGATGTAATGCAAGGCGAAATGATTGAATTACCGGGTGGCCGTTACGCGCTAGCACTTAACTTGAATCGTGATTCAGTTGGTGCGGTAGTAATGGGCCCATATGCTGACCTACAGGAAGGCATGAAAGTAACAGGTACTGGTCGTATCCTTGAAGTTCCTGTTGGTCCTGAATTACTAGGTCGTGTTGTTAACACACTTGGTGAGCCAATTGATGGTAAAGGTCCAATTGAAGCGAAACTGACTTCTCCAGTAGAAGTGATTGCACCTGGTGTAATCGATCGTAAATCAGTAGACCAACCAGTACAAACTGGCTATAAGTCAGTTGACTCAATGATCCCAATCGGCCGTGGTCAGCGTGAGCTAATCATCGGTGACCGTCAGACTGGTAAAACAGCAATGGCGATCGATGCGATCATTAACCAGAAAGATTCTGGTATTTTCTCAATCTATGTTGCTATTGGCCAAAAGGCATCAACAATTGCTAACGTAGTTCGCAAACTAGAAGAGCACGGCGCACTAGCAAACACTATCGTTGTTGTTGCATCGGCTTCTGAATCTGCTGCGCTGCAATACCTTGCACCGTACTCAGGTTGTGCGATGGGTGAATACTTCCGTGACCGCGGTGAAGATGCTCTGATTGTTTATGATGACCTATCTAAACAAGCGGTAGCTTACCGTCAAATCTCTCTACTACTGAAACGTCCACCGGGCCGTGAAGCATTCCCTGGTGACGTATTCTACTTACACTCTCGCCTACTAGAGCGTGCTGCTCGTGTAAGTGAAGCGTACGTTGAGCGATTCACTAACGGTGAAGTAACAGGTAAAACAGGTTCTTTAACTGCTCTACCTATCATCGAAACTCAAGCTGGTGACGTATCTGCATTCGTACCAACCAACGTAATCTCGATTACTGATGGTCAGATCTTCCTACAAACAGAACTGTTCACTGCTGGTGTTCGTCCTGCGGTAGATCCTGGTATCTCTGTATCGCGTGTAGGTGGTTCTGCACAAACTAAGATCATTAAGAAACTGTCTGGTGGTATTCGTACTGCTCTTGCACAGTATCGTGAACTTGCAGCATTTGCTCAGTTCTCATCTGATCTTGATGACGCGACTAAGAAGCAGCTAGACCATGGTGAGAAAGTAACTGAACTTATGAAGCAGAAACAGTACGCTCCAATGTCTGTTTTTGACCAAGCTTTAGTTATCTTCGCAGCTGAAAAAGGCTATTTGAAAGATGTTGAGCTTGCTAAGCTTGCAGATTTTGAAGAAGCATTGCTGTCGTATGCTCGTGGTCAGTTTGCCGATCTAGCAAAAGAGATCGACACATCGGGTGCTTGGAATAATGAAATTGAAGCTCAGTTCGTGAAACTGGTTGAAGATTTCAAAGCAACCCAGACCTGGTAA
- the atpB gene encoding F0F1 ATP synthase subunit A, with protein MAAPGEALTQSGYIEHHLTNLSLAKLGLVADEASFWNVHIDSLFFSVFTGMLFLWVFRSVAKKATTGVPGKLQCFVEMIVEFVADNVKETFHGRNPLIAPLALTIFCWVILMNLMDLVPIDFLPYPAEHWLGIPYLKVVPSADVNITMAMALGVFALMIYYSIKVKGLGGFAKELALHPFNHPIMIPFNLLLEVISLLAKPLSLGMRLFGNMFAGEVVFILIAAMLPWYLQWVGALPWAIFHILVILIQAFVFMMLTIVYLSMAHEDSDH; from the coding sequence ATGGCTGCGCCAGGCGAAGCGCTAACACAATCTGGTTACATTGAGCATCACTTAACAAATCTATCTTTAGCTAAGTTAGGTCTGGTAGCTGATGAAGCAAGTTTCTGGAACGTACATATAGATAGCCTGTTCTTTTCTGTGTTTACAGGGATGTTATTCCTTTGGGTTTTTCGTTCTGTAGCAAAGAAAGCAACAACAGGAGTACCAGGAAAGCTACAATGTTTTGTTGAAATGATAGTGGAATTCGTTGCTGACAACGTAAAAGAAACTTTCCATGGACGCAATCCGTTGATCGCCCCACTGGCACTAACTATCTTCTGCTGGGTTATTTTAATGAACTTGATGGATTTAGTTCCTATCGATTTCTTACCATATCCTGCAGAGCATTGGTTGGGTATCCCTTATCTTAAAGTGGTTCCTTCTGCTGATGTGAATATCACTATGGCAATGGCGTTAGGTGTTTTTGCATTGATGATCTATTACAGCATCAAAGTGAAAGGACTTGGTGGGTTCGCTAAAGAATTAGCACTTCACCCGTTTAATCACCCAATTATGATTCCATTCAACCTACTATTGGAAGTTATCTCGCTATTAGCGAAACCTCTTTCATTAGGCATGCGTTTGTTTGGTAACATGTTTGCTGGTGAGGTGGTGTTTATTCTTATTGCGGCAATGCTACCGTGGTATTTACAATGGGTAGGTGCACTACCTTGGGCTATCTTCCACATTTTGGTTATTTTGATTCAGGCTTTCGTATTCATGATGCTGACTATCGTATATCTGTCGATGGCACATGAAGACTCTGATCACTAA
- a CDS encoding F0F1 ATP synthase subunit epsilon, protein MAAMTFHLDVVSAEKKLFSGLVETIQVTGSEGELGIFHGHTPLLTAITPGMVRIVKQHGHEEIIYVSGGIVEVQPGSATVLADTAIRGEDLDAAKAEEAKRKAEENIQNQHGDINFAQAASDLAKAIAQLRVIELTKRSR, encoded by the coding sequence ATGGCAGCAATGACCTTTCACCTAGACGTTGTAAGTGCTGAGAAAAAATTATTTTCAGGACTGGTTGAAACGATTCAGGTGACCGGTAGCGAAGGTGAACTTGGTATTTTCCATGGACACACACCGCTGCTGACCGCTATCACGCCTGGTATGGTGCGTATTGTTAAACAACATGGCCACGAAGAAATTATTTATGTTTCTGGTGGTATTGTTGAGGTTCAACCTGGTTCGGCAACTGTTCTTGCAGATACCGCAATCCGTGGTGAAGACCTAGACGCAGCTAAGGCAGAAGAAGCTAAGCGCAAGGCTGAGGAGAATATCCAAAATCAGCATGGCGACATTAACTTCGCTCAAGCGGCCAGTGATTTGGCTAAAGCGATCGCACAGCTTCGAGTTATCGAGCTGACAAAACGTTCGCGTTAA
- a CDS encoding F0F1 ATP synthase subunit I: MVTTLARPGRLLAKRLIMIQLSVVIFMAVGMSLAVSASWGISALIGGGIFVIANAVFAGCAFMFSGARAAKKVAVSFYTGEVLKILITVVLFSVAYVYMEVELVPLKLTYLLVLGINIFAPVLFINNRK; encoded by the coding sequence ATGGTAACTACGTTAGCCAGACCAGGCCGTTTGCTAGCCAAACGACTCATAATGATCCAGCTTAGCGTGGTTATTTTTATGGCAGTAGGAATGAGCTTAGCCGTTAGTGCTAGCTGGGGGATCTCTGCACTCATTGGTGGCGGCATTTTTGTCATTGCTAATGCGGTATTTGCAGGGTGTGCATTTATGTTCAGTGGAGCAAGAGCTGCTAAAAAGGTTGCAGTATCTTTTTATACTGGCGAAGTGCTAAAAATTCTGATTACAGTAGTCTTATTTTCTGTTGCCTACGTGTATATGGAGGTGGAACTTGTTCCCCTCAAACTAACCTATTTGCTGGTACTAGGTATTAATATCTTTGCACCAGTTCTCTTTATTAACAACAGAAAATAG
- the glmU gene encoding bifunctional UDP-N-acetylglucosamine diphosphorylase/glucosamine-1-phosphate N-acetyltransferase GlmU, giving the protein MNFSAVILAAGKGTRMYSNKPKVLHTLAGKPMAKHVIDTCEGLGAQNIHLVYGHGGDQMKAELGEERVQWVLQAEQLGTGHAVNQAAPEFADDEKVLVLYGDVPLISAETVENLLDAQPTGGIALLTVVLDNPMGYGRIIRRNGPVIAIVEQKDATEEQKLIKEINTGVMVATGGDLKRWLAALKNENAQGEYYLTDIIAAAHDEGRAVEAVHPVSPIEVEGVNDRAQLARLERAYQAAQAQKLLEQGVMLRDPSRFDLRGTLQCGMDIEIDANVIIEGNVTLGDNVVIGAGCVLKDCEIDDNTVIRPYSVIEGATVGEECTVGPFTRLRPGAELCNDAHVGNFVEVKNVRLGEGSKANHLTYLGDAEIGKRVNVGAGVITCNYDGANKFKTIIGDDVFVGSDSQLIAPVTVANGATVGAGSTVTKDVNENELYISRAKERRIANWQRPTKK; this is encoded by the coding sequence ATGAACTTCAGTGCAGTAATTTTGGCAGCGGGTAAAGGCACTCGCATGTACTCAAACAAACCTAAAGTACTTCATACTTTAGCAGGCAAACCTATGGCTAAACATGTAATTGATACATGTGAAGGTCTTGGCGCTCAAAATATCCATTTAGTGTATGGTCACGGTGGTGATCAAATGAAAGCTGAATTAGGTGAAGAGCGTGTTCAATGGGTACTTCAGGCTGAACAGCTAGGTACAGGTCACGCTGTAAATCAAGCTGCACCAGAATTTGCTGATGATGAAAAAGTACTGGTTCTTTATGGTGATGTTCCACTAATTAGTGCTGAAACCGTAGAAAACTTATTAGATGCACAGCCTACTGGCGGTATTGCTTTACTAACCGTGGTTCTAGATAACCCTATGGGTTACGGACGTATTATTCGTCGTAATGGCCCTGTAATCGCGATTGTAGAGCAGAAAGATGCAACAGAAGAGCAGAAGCTCATCAAAGAGATTAATACAGGCGTAATGGTTGCTACAGGCGGTGATTTAAAACGTTGGCTAGCAGCACTTAAAAATGAAAATGCGCAAGGTGAATATTACTTAACCGATATTATTGCAGCAGCGCATGATGAAGGTCGTGCAGTCGAAGCTGTTCACCCTGTTAGCCCTATTGAAGTTGAAGGTGTAAATGATCGCGCTCAGCTAGCTCGATTAGAAAGAGCTTACCAAGCAGCTCAAGCTCAAAAGTTATTAGAGCAAGGTGTTATGCTTCGAGATCCAAGCCGTTTTGATCTTCGTGGTACATTACAATGCGGTATGGATATCGAGATTGATGCAAACGTAATTATCGAGGGCAATGTAACGTTAGGTGATAACGTGGTTATCGGTGCGGGTTGTGTACTTAAAGATTGTGAGATCGACGATAATACGGTTATTCGTCCTTACAGTGTAATTGAAGGTGCTACAGTTGGTGAAGAGTGTACGGTTGGTCCATTTACTCGTTTACGTCCTGGCGCTGAATTATGTAATGATGCACACGTTGGTAACTTTGTTGAAGTGAAGAACGTTCGTTTAGGTGAAGGTTCTAAAGCGAATCACTTAACATACCTTGGTGATGCGGAAATTGGTAAGCGTGTAAATGTAGGTGCTGGTGTGATTACTTGTAATTACGATGGTGCTAATAAATTTAAGACGATCATTGGTGATGACGTGTTTGTTGGTTCTGATAGTCAGTTAATCGCGCCTGTTACTGTTGCTAATGGTGCAACGGTTGGTGCTGGTTCTACAGTGACTAAAGATGTGAATGAAAATGAACTTTACATCAGCCGAGCTAAAGAGCGCCGCATTGCTAATTGGCAGCGTCCAACTAAAAAATAA
- the atpE gene encoding F0F1 ATP synthase subunit C: METLLSFSAIAVGIIVGLASLGTAIGFALLGGKFLEGAARQPEMAPMLQVKMFIIAGLLDAVPMIGIVIALLFTFANPFVGQLAG, from the coding sequence ATGGAAACTTTACTGAGCTTTTCTGCAATCGCCGTGGGCATTATTGTAGGTCTTGCTTCACTTGGTACAGCGATTGGTTTCGCACTTCTTGGCGGTAAATTCCTAGAAGGCGCAGCTCGTCAACCTGAAATGGCTCCAATGCTACAAGTTAAGATGTTCATCATCGCTGGTCTATTGGATGCGGTTCCAATGATCGGTATCGTTATCGCGCTACTATTCACATTTGCTAACCCATTTGTTGGTCAACTAGCAGGCTAA
- the atpH gene encoding F0F1 ATP synthase subunit delta codes for MSEMATIARPYAKAAFDFAVEKGELSQWAQMLTFCSEVAKNKDVAQLLDGAVASEQLAEIFISICGEQLNEFGQNLIHVMAENGRLKVLPGVLEQFILLQHEFEKVIDADVTSAIELTEQQKADIGAKLEARLERKVKLNCSVDETLLAGVIIRAGDLVIDNSARGRLGRLSETLQS; via the coding sequence ATGTCGGAAATGGCAACCATCGCACGCCCCTACGCGAAAGCAGCTTTTGACTTTGCGGTCGAAAAAGGCGAATTGAGCCAATGGGCTCAAATGCTAACTTTTTGTTCAGAAGTCGCGAAAAATAAAGACGTCGCTCAATTGTTGGATGGTGCAGTAGCATCAGAGCAATTAGCTGAAATTTTTATTTCTATTTGTGGCGAACAACTGAACGAGTTTGGACAGAACTTAATTCATGTAATGGCTGAAAACGGTCGTTTGAAAGTTCTACCAGGAGTGTTAGAACAATTTATCCTTTTACAACATGAGTTTGAAAAAGTGATTGATGCTGATGTTACATCAGCAATTGAACTAACAGAGCAGCAGAAAGCTGACATTGGTGCCAAACTTGAAGCTCGTCTAGAGCGTAAAGTGAAGCTGAATTGTAGCGTAGATGAGACCCTTCTAGCAGGGGTTATTATTCGAGCCGGAGACCTAGTCATTGATAACTCAGCACGTGGCCGTTTAGGTCGTCTGAGCGAAACATTGCAGTCTTGA
- the atpF gene encoding F0F1 ATP synthase subunit B — protein MNMNATLLGQAIAFTLFVWFCMKYVWPPIMEAIEERQKKIADGLSAAERAAKDLDLAQANASDQLKEAKRAATEIIEQANKRKSQILDEAREEALVERQKILTQGEAELESERNRARDELRKQVATLAVIGAEKILERSIDVEAQKDILDNITAKL, from the coding sequence GTGAATATGAACGCAACTCTGCTTGGTCAAGCAATCGCTTTTACATTGTTTGTTTGGTTCTGCATGAAATATGTATGGCCACCAATCATGGAAGCGATCGAGGAACGTCAGAAAAAAATTGCTGACGGTTTATCTGCCGCTGAACGCGCAGCTAAAGACCTTGATTTGGCACAAGCTAATGCTTCTGATCAATTAAAAGAAGCAAAGCGCGCTGCAACTGAGATCATCGAACAGGCTAACAAGCGTAAAAGTCAAATTTTAGACGAAGCTCGTGAAGAAGCTCTGGTTGAACGCCAGAAGATTCTTACACAAGGTGAAGCTGAACTTGAATCTGAACGCAACCGTGCCCGCGATGAACTGCGTAAACAAGTTGCAACTCTGGCTGTGATCGGTGCCGAGAAAATCTTAGAGCGTTCTATTGATGTAGAAGCGCAGAAAGATATTCTTGATAACATCACTGCGAAATTGTAA
- the cspE gene encoding transcription antiterminator/RNA stability regulator CspE has protein sequence MSKSTGIVKWFNEEKGFGFITQDNGGADVFVHFRAIATEGFKTLKEGQAVTFTVEQGQKGPQAADVTPA, from the coding sequence ATGTCTAAATCAACTGGTATCGTTAAGTGGTTCAACGAAGAGAAAGGTTTCGGTTTCATTACTCAAGATAACGGCGGCGCTGACGTATTCGTTCACTTCCGTGCTATCGCAACTGAAGGTTTCAAAACTCTGAAAGAAGGCCAAGCGGTAACTTTCACTGTTGAACAAGGTCAAAAAGGCCCACAAGCTGCAGACGTTACTCCAGCTTAA
- the ilvA gene encoding threonine ammonia-lyase, biosynthetic, producing MSNSSYQTGAEYLRQILRAPIYEVATVTPLQDMPRLSERINNRVQLKREDRQPVHSFKLRGAYNMVANLTQEQKNAGVIAASAGNHAQGMALSGTKLGIQTTIVMPKTTPDIKVEAVKGFGGNVVLHGSNFDEAKAEAERLSQLHGYTFVPPFDHPLVIAGQGTIGMEMLQQNGHLDYIFVPVGGGGLAAGIAVLIKQLMPEIKVIAVEPEDSSCLKAALDAGEPVILDQVSMFADGVAVKRIGDETFRLCQKYLDGHISVSSDEICAAVKDIFEDTRAIAEPSGALALAGLKKFADQHQLKNKQLGTVLSGANTNFHGLRYVSERCELGEKREGLLAVTIPERQGAFFEFCNLIGGRAVTEFNYRYNDDKLANIFVGVRLQEGQEELDNIINDLQKGEYPVVDLSDDEMAKLHIRYMIGGKPSKTMQERLYSFEFPEYPGALVRFLSTLGTHWNISLFNYRNHGADYGRVLCGFELTDSDLASFSKHLEELGYQWKDETDNLAYRFFLS from the coding sequence ATGAGCAACTCTTCATATCAAACTGGCGCAGAATATCTGCGTCAGATCTTACGAGCGCCAATCTATGAAGTGGCAACAGTAACACCACTTCAAGATATGCCTCGTTTATCTGAGCGCATTAACAACCGAGTTCAGTTAAAGCGAGAAGACCGTCAACCGGTTCACTCCTTTAAACTTCGTGGTGCTTACAATATGGTTGCAAATCTAACCCAAGAGCAAAAAAATGCTGGGGTTATTGCTGCATCTGCAGGAAATCACGCTCAAGGTATGGCGCTTTCAGGAACCAAGCTAGGCATTCAAACGACAATTGTGATGCCCAAAACGACACCTGATATCAAAGTTGAAGCCGTAAAAGGTTTTGGTGGTAATGTGGTTCTACATGGCAGTAATTTCGATGAAGCCAAAGCAGAAGCAGAACGCTTATCACAACTCCATGGTTATACTTTTGTACCTCCGTTTGATCACCCACTGGTGATTGCAGGTCAAGGAACAATAGGTATGGAGATGCTGCAACAAAATGGTCATCTCGATTATATCTTTGTACCTGTTGGTGGTGGTGGTTTAGCCGCGGGTATTGCAGTGCTAATAAAACAACTCATGCCTGAAATAAAAGTCATCGCTGTTGAGCCTGAAGACTCTTCTTGTTTAAAAGCGGCTTTAGATGCTGGTGAGCCTGTCATTCTTGATCAAGTGAGTATGTTTGCCGATGGTGTCGCTGTTAAACGTATTGGTGATGAAACTTTCCGTCTATGTCAAAAATACCTTGATGGCCATATCAGCGTATCGAGTGATGAAATTTGTGCAGCGGTAAAAGATATTTTTGAAGATACAAGAGCGATTGCTGAACCCTCTGGTGCATTGGCATTAGCTGGTCTGAAAAAATTTGCAGATCAACATCAATTAAAAAACAAACAACTAGGAACCGTACTTTCTGGTGCAAACACTAACTTCCATGGTTTACGTTACGTATCTGAGCGCTGTGAGCTAGGTGAAAAACGAGAAGGGCTATTGGCTGTTACTATTCCTGAACGTCAAGGTGCCTTCTTTGAGTTTTGTAATCTGATTGGTGGTAGAGCTGTTACTGAATTTAACTACCGCTACAACGACGATAAGCTAGCTAACATTTTTGTTGGTGTTCGCTTACAAGAAGGGCAAGAAGAGCTTGATAACATCATTAATGATCTACAAAAGGGAGAATACCCGGTTGTTGATTTATCTGATGATGAAATGGCTAAGCTGCATATACGTTATATGATTGGTGGTAAACCATCAAAAACAATGCAAGAGCGTTTATACAGTTTTGAATTTCCAGAATACCCAGGAGCACTCGTTCGCTTCTTAAGTACTTTAGGTACTCACTGGAATATCAGTCTCTTCAATTATCGTAACCACGGTGCAGATTATGGACGTGTGTTATGTGGTTTTGAGCTAACTGATTCTGATCTTGCTAGTTTTTCAAAACACCTTGAAGAGCTTGGTTATCAATGGAAAGATGAGACAGATAATCTAGCTTATCGATTCTTTTTATCCTAA
- the atpG gene encoding F0F1 ATP synthase subunit gamma — protein MAGAKEIRNKIGSVKSTQKITKAMEMVAASKMRRSQESMEASRPYADTMRKVIGHLALGNLEYRHPYLEEREAKRVGYIVISSDRGLCGGLNINLFKKVMAEMKTWSEDGVEIDLAVIGSKATAFFNSYGGNVVAQNSGLGDHPSLEELIGTVGVMLKKYDEGQLDRLYVVNNKFINTMVQEPAIEQLLPLPKSEDEAMQRTHAWDYIYEPEPKPLLDALLIRYVESQVYQGVVENLACEHVARMIAMKAATDNAGDIIDELQLVYNKARQAAITQELSEIVSGASAV, from the coding sequence ATGGCCGGTGCGAAAGAGATTCGTAACAAGATCGGGAGTGTAAAAAGCACTCAAAAGATCACGAAAGCAATGGAAATGGTAGCCGCTTCAAAAATGCGTCGCTCGCAAGAGTCGATGGAAGCGTCTCGTCCATATGCTGACACAATGCGTAAAGTAATCGGTCATTTAGCGCTTGGTAACCTTGAGTATCGTCATCCGTATCTTGAGGAACGTGAAGCTAAGCGTGTTGGTTACATCGTTATTTCTAGTGATCGTGGCCTGTGTGGCGGCTTAAACATTAACTTGTTTAAGAAAGTCATGGCAGAAATGAAAACATGGTCAGAAGATGGTGTTGAAATTGATTTAGCCGTTATTGGCTCAAAAGCAACAGCATTTTTTAATAGCTACGGCGGTAACGTTGTCGCTCAGAATTCAGGCCTTGGGGATCACCCTAGCCTAGAAGAACTGATCGGTACTGTTGGCGTGATGCTAAAGAAATACGATGAAGGCCAGTTGGATCGTCTATATGTTGTGAACAATAAGTTCATCAACACTATGGTACAAGAGCCAGCTATTGAGCAATTACTTCCTTTGCCTAAATCTGAAGATGAAGCAATGCAACGCACTCATGCTTGGGACTACATTTATGAGCCTGAGCCAAAACCACTACTAGATGCTTTATTGATTCGTTATGTTGAATCACAAGTATATCAAGGCGTGGTTGAGAATTTAGCCTGCGAACACGTAGCGCGAATGATTGCGATGAAAGCAGCGACAGATAACGCTGGTGACATTATTGATGAACTGCAACTTGTGTATAACAAAGCCCGTCAAGCGGCGATTACACAAGAGCTTTCTGAAATTGTTTCAGGCGCTTCAGCGGTTTAA